DNA sequence from the Salvelinus alpinus chromosome 7, SLU_Salpinus.1, whole genome shotgun sequence genome:
caaattaactgaatcccccaaaaacatttccattgcatttcagccctgccacgaaaggaccagctgacatcatgtcagtgattctctcgttaacacaggtgtgagtgttgacgaggacaaggctggagatcagtctgtcatgctgattgagttcgaataacagactggaagcttcaaaaggagggtggtgcttggaatcattgttcttccctgtcaatcatggttacctgcaaggaaacacgtgccgtcatcatttgctttgcacaaaaagggcttcacaggcaaggatattgctgccagtaagattgcatctaaatcaaccatttatcggatcatcaagaacttcaaggagagcggttcaattgttgtgaagaaggcttcagggcacccaagaaagtccagcaagcgccaggaccgtctcctaaagttgattcagctgcgggctcggggcaccaccagtacagagcttgctcaagaATGGCAGCagacaggtgtgagtgcatctgcacgggTGAttacagtgaggcgaagacttttggaggatggcctggtgtcaagaagggcagcaaagaagccacttctctccaggaaaaacatcagggacagactgatattctgcaaaaggtacagggattggactactaaggactggggtaaagtcattttctctgatgaatcccctttccgattgtttggggcatccggaaaaaagcttgtccggagaagacaaggtgagcgctaccatcagtcctgtgtcatgccaacattaaagcatcctgagaccattcatgtgtggggttgcttctcagccaagggagggggctcactcacaattttgcctaagaacacagccatgaataaagaatggtacctacacatcctccgagagcaacttctcccaaccatccaggaacagtttggtgacgaacaatgccttttccagcctgatggagcaccttgccataaggcaaaagtgataactaagtggctcagggaacaaatattttgggtccatggctcCCAGACCttaactccccagaccttaatcccattgagaacttgtggtcaatcctcaagaggagggtggacaaacaaaaactcacaacttctgacaaactccaagcattgattatgcatgaatgggctgccatcagtcaggatgtggcccagaagttaattgacagcatgccagggcggattgcagacgtcttgaaaaagaagggtcaacactgaaaatattgactctttgcatcaatttCATGTAAttctcaataaaagcctttgacacgtatgaaatgcttttaattatacttcagtatttcatagtaacatctgacaaaaatatctaaagacactgaagcagaaaactttgtggaaattaatatttgtgtcattctcaaaacttttggccacgactacaccaccgttcaaaggtttggggtgaAAATATTTCAGAATTCTAACCacctttttaaaaatatattattaAATACAGTTATTAACTGCAGAAATATGGTAATTTTACAGTCACTGACTTGAAgtagttttttcccccttcacATTAAAGTCAGCCTCAAGCAGTGTTAATTACACCTAGATTTCACACAATGTTCCCATTTTGTACTGTACACGATGGGTTTCCAAGGCAGCATCAAGCAGACTATCACTGCATATCACTGAGGAATGGAAAGGGTTTGAATGTATGGCATCTTGCTTTTCAATCTGTTGCAGTATCATAGTAATTTTTGGATTGAAGAATAGAGGGAACCCAGATGATTAAATGCACTGCTGAAATCTGCTAATTGACCAAGCTAGATAAAGCCCCATCAAGGATTTCATCTCAGCAAAATATGTCCATGACTCACCCTATTTTGCTGCTTGGTTACAAGCTGTCATAGCAACAGTAGCACATTTTCTGGGAGGCATGTTGAGCTATTTTGAAAAACCTGTTAGAATTTGATTGAGAGGCTGCTTTTGGAAGCTCTTGTGCTATGAAACAACAGAGAAACTATACGGCTGAAAAAGCGAAACAAATCCAATAGCCATACTTGTCATTCAAGTCAGGTTATAAGCCAAGCTCTTGACCATTTATATGACTACTACCGAGGGTAAGCTGTCTCTGTGGACAACATGAATGTGTCTCTCTCAGTGAGAGGAAACCTTATCGATCCAATGGTCATCATTACACAGCAGAGTCATGGCCATTAGCCAAGCTAAGGTTTCGCTCCTCTCGTCTCCAGTGGGCTATAATCTTGGGAGATGACAGATGGACACATTGGGAAGATTGGAACCTGTGACCCTGCAGTCTAAAGACACCATGGAGCAAGGCTTCAGCTTCAGCACACTGGTGAGTCTTGTCAGTCAGCGGTGAGGGTACttagggtggggggagggggggtgaagcAGGGAGGGGTGAGCTGTGTGTGGAGTGGGATAGGTAGAGGAAGAGGCGGTGTGAAAGGAGGAGCTAGAGGGCTCTTGTCTTGGTAATCGAAGGATTCAAGGTTAGTATAGGAAGGCTGATGGAAGGCTGGGGTGAATTGAGTTTACTCTGTAGAGGGTGTTTATGAGGGtctgggaaggtgtgtgtgtgggctgtaTTGACTTATTCtgtagagtggggggggggggggggtgaggagtGGGAATGGGTTAGTGGGTCTGGGGTGGTCCACTCCAACATTTTCCTCTGACTCATTCCCATTAGTATTCCCACTGCAGCTGCTCTGTCATTCAGACTCATCTCTCCATTCAGGGCCATCCCTCCATCCTGCGttgggagagatggatggaaggagagaaggagggatagagcggATGTTAGCCTCTTCAGACTTTACTTCCGCTGCTCATGAATAGATGATTAGACAAAGGAGATGTTATTATCAAGCCCTCCAAAGAGAGAGTGCTCATGCCTGCTTCAACTGTCACTGCCAAAAGGATGTCTAAATTTGATACTTTGAGTGTCCAAACACTTCCCCCATTATTTTGCCTGTTATGTTCTGCGAGCAATGGTTCTGTCTGCAGTCTTCGTAAATTTCCCCCTGTGGAGTCCAGTAGAATCTTGATAAGACGCCCACATTCAGTAGTAACCTTATAGGAACTCTGCAGCAGCAGTGTCCAGTGTGTACTGTGCTGTGCTCATTAGTATGGTGCAGAGCAAGGCCGTTCAGGCCAAAGCGGGGGCTAGCATAGCAGCGGGCTCAGAGGGAGCAGGCTTCCGATCAGCTCCCCCCTCAATCCACCCAACCCCCGCCCACTGAACCTGCACTGGCCGCCCTGTCCCAGTGAAGGATGAACAGTGATGATGTTGTCTGGTCATGTGACCACCTGGAGAGGGAGGGCTGGGAGACTACTGAGGGAGACAGCCCATGCTGATGCTAGCTGTTGTTTCAGAAGAAGCTACAGTAGTACTGCTGCTAGGGGTGATAGTGTTGCTGTGTCAGACTGTTGGCCTTAGGGTTTTTCTGGTACTGATGCAATGTTAGTGATGAATGTGTTGTTTTAGGTCCTGGGGTGTAGAAAGAGGTGTTCTAATGCTGGTGTTGATAACCAGGTTGACTTAGTCCTATCCTAACCTTATCCATTAGATGGGAAAATGCAATAATAGCCTTTGATCAGTTTCTAGGGACGTCTACTACACTCCGATGCTTGTACTTTGACTCCTAAGTTGACCTCTATGACTGCTCTGCCCGTGTCCTCTCGGACTCTGACCCTGGTGTTTGAACATTGATCTCTGATCCCGGTGACCTTTGACCCCCAACAGAAGAAGCTGGCGGCCGAGCCGGACCACACGGACGTGAGCCTGACGGCGGCAGAGCGCGTGCGGGCCCTGAGCAAGATGGGCTGCAGCATCGAGATCAACGAAGAGATCACGCCACGCCGCTACTTCCGGTCCGGGGTGGAGATGGAGCGCATGGCCGCCGTGTACCTGGAGGAGGGCAGCCTGGAGAATGCCTACGTCCTCTACAACAAGTTCATCacgtaaggagagagagagagtatcttATACCTGTGTCTAGACTAGGGCCAATGATAGCCCAAAGGTATGCTAGTACTACACTCTATGTACTAATGGCAGATCAAGTACAGTATCTGATGATTAATGCACTACTGTAATCTGTCTAACCACCCACTATCTCTCTGTTGTGTTCTAGTCTGTTTGTCGAGAAACTCCCCAGCCATCGAGACTACCAGCAGTGCAGTGTGCCTGAGAAACAGGTGATAATAAAGGTAAGCCCTTGGGCTTCTGTTTTAAGTGGACCCATGTGGTGCTCAGCCCTGCGGAAAGCTCATTAACATCAGGGCTTATTAGCCTggctggagggatggagagaggtgtcgagggatggagagaggagtggcaGGGTGGTACGAGggccctgtctgtctggctgagtgGTAGGCTACTTAGTGGGTGCCTCATACTTAGTGGGGGGGGTTTCAGGTCTGCTTTGATTTAAGTGATGTATGTAAAGGTAAGCGAGTCCAAGGTCACCTCAGGAACAGCACGAGTTTAGAAAGGGCTGTAGATAACCTTTTGTGGACAAACAATAGAAGAGCCACTACGATCTATTAAGAACTTTGAAATGGTAGATGAATGGCTCATCGTTTTTCTGTTCTTCATGTAATGATTTGGCCCACTCTTATTGACCATTGGAGCTGCAAAGAAGAAAGTAAGTccctgcctgcactcacacaGTTGATTTTATTCACAGAAGTTGCAAGATGTCGCATTTCCGCGGAAAGATCAATTGAAGAAGCTCCTCCACGAGAAGTACAACAAGGAACATACAGAGTATCTCAAAAGTCAGGTAAGGTTTAGCACCCAAACCTTTCGTGACATTCCTTGAGATTAGCTAGGAGACTGGCTGGGAGCACAATGTGTGGCTCTAAGCCCAGTGCTAGTGTGCAACGCCTGTTCATATTAGTTACAGTGTGGTATTTGTATCACTTGTTCGGCGAATGTGAATGCTTCAATGCAGCAGTTTGTAGTTACATTTGTAGTTTGCGATAAGTAGTGATGAGGAATGTTTAGGAGTAAGATCATGTATATCAACAAATTGTACTAATATTAAAATGGCACAGATCTGAAGTGTGTCTGCATCTTTGGTTTGTGCGTGGCGTGTTCATGTGTGCGCTTGTTCGTATGCGTGTGCAGAGCCAGGCGGTGGTGGCGGATTGCTGCGGCCAGCAGCTGCAGAAGATGTCTCTGGTTGAGCAGGAGAGGCAGAGGGTGGCGCAGCTGCGCAGGATGCAGATGGAGTCGGAGCAGTTCCGCTACTTCGAGGACCAACTGCGCAGACAGGAGCTGGCCAATCGCAGAGACGAGGCGGCCGCTAAAGTGCCTGAACAAACGGACGGTTCCTGCCTGTCCCACTCCTCCAAGAACCATGTTCGTCTCGACCCAAACCGCAATAAACAGCTTCTCCCCAGCAGCAAGCCAGCAGCTACACTGGCTGGCGTACATAGTGAGTGTCCTGCTCCCATTAGTATATAACATCTAGGTTCTATATTTTCGATTGAGTGATTGTTACTCAGAGACTATCCATTAGTAAGGTAATGGGTAAGTCAATAATGAGGTATATTAATAGATGGTGTATATATTTGAGCTGGTTAATCACTGTTGATTCATGTTTTTGTGTTGCATGAGTCACACTGATGGACATCCTGTTATTGTTGTTACACATACTGTGCttaagtgtggtgtgtgtgtgtgtgtgtgtgtgtgtgtgtgtgtgtgtgtgtgtgtgtgtgtgtgtgtgtgtgtgtgtgtgtgtgtgtccatacagATCAACGGGTTGAGGGCCTGAGGCGGGTGGGCATTCCTAGAGACCTGACCTACAGGTTTTTACTGCTAGCCGACAGTAACACAGCCAGGGGAATAGAGACTTGCGGGGTACTCTGTGGAAAACTGGTAAGACATGCTCTGCTCTGCGCACAAACATTGATCGATTTTATTTGTCGACAAACTGCCAGTTTCTTTGGGGAAAGTCAAACTTGCCAGGCTGCTGTTTACCTTATCTAAGCAAACTGTCGGAGACACCATTTTTACTCAGTGCCGTTCCATCTGCAAACAATAGTTATGTCGAGTAGGAGGAGAGCGTTGCCAATGTAAGGTGTTCAAAGTTGATTGTAGTTGCTACAGTATTTGCTCTCATtttatgatgtactgtatgtcatatgcACGCGTCAGATTGCTGTGTGTAGGTGGGTGTGCTAAATCCTGCAAAATAGCAATAACAGCACCTCAGTGCCAGTAGACTTATGCACAGTTATTAGCGACTATGTTGTGCATTGTAATGCGTTAACTCATAGGAAGTGTTACCTTTGTCTCTTCCAGACTCAAAACGAGTTCATGCTGACCCATGTGGTGGTGCCCAAACAGTCAGCCGGCCCAGACTACTGTGATATGGAGAACGTGGAGGAGCTCTTTAGTTTCCAGGACCACCACAACCTACTGACTCTGGGCTGGATCCATGTGAGTCGACACTACACACACCcctccacacatacagttgaagtcggaagtttacatacaccttagccaaatacatttaaactcagtttttcacaatccctgacatttaatcctagtaaatatcccctgtcttaggtcagttaggatcaccacttccttttaagaatgagaaatgtcagaataatagtagagagaatgatttatttcagcttttatttctttcatcacattcccagtgggtcagaagtttacatacactcaattagtatttggtagcattgccattaaattgtttaactttggtcaaacgttgttggaaaaattacttgtgtcatgcacaaagtagatgtcctaaccgacttgccaaaactataatttgttaacaagaaatttgtggagtggttgaaaaacaagttttaatgactccaacctaagtgtatgtaaacttccgacttcaactgtatgcgcaagcgcacacacacatgtacacacacagatgcactcaAACatgcacatatacacatacatgtatgcactcacatacacacacgcacacacacacacacagaaccatgTGCGCGCACACTTACCCACCCCCACCATTTAATTTGCATAATCAAATATCACCATAGAAACCAGGTCCATTGGTTCAGATGTCAAAGTTAATCATAGACCTGCCTTCTGAGTCTGTGCCAGGGATGTTTCTAGGAGTTGAGGACATTGGGAGCTTAGCCCAAAACCAGAGGGGGCATCCTCCCCCGGAAgaagacatttttttatttcaacAGCCTAAATGCATCAATCTGGTACACTTTGAGATAAACATTGAGAGATTTTCTAAAATACACAAAtaatagagtaccagtcaaaagtttggacacacctactcattcaaggttttttctttatttttactattttctacattgtagaaaataaaaTGATCCCTTatggaaaaaaacatgttttcatgtgaagttaatgtgataacgtgacaacatgtaaagcaaTTTGATTAAATTAAATCACATGTGAAGGGTTCCAAAAACACAtcttcacatgtgaaatcatgtgatttttccaaatcaaatcaaactttatttctcacatgtgccgaatacaacatgtgtagaccttacagtgaaatgcttacttaccagcagtgcagttcaagaaagagttaagaaaatatttaccaaataaactaaagtaaaaaataataaaagtaacactaaaataacaataacgaggctatatacagggggtattggtacagagtcaatgtgcgggggtacaggttagtcgaggtaagttgtacatgtaggtaggggtgaagtgaccatgcatagataataaacagcg
Encoded proteins:
- the LOC139580901 gene encoding AMSH-like protease gives rise to the protein MDTLGRLEPVTLQSKDTMEQGFSFSTLKKLAAEPDHTDVSLTAAERVRALSKMGCSIEINEEITPRRYFRSGVEMERMAAVYLEEGSLENAYVLYNKFITLFVEKLPSHRDYQQCSVPEKQVIIKKLQDVAFPRKDQLKKLLHEKYNKEHTEYLKSQSQAVVADCCGQQLQKMSLVEQERQRVAQLRRMQMESEQFRYFEDQLRRQELANRRDEAAAKVPEQTDGSCLSHSSKNHVRLDPNRNKQLLPSSKPAATLAGVHNQRVEGLRRVGIPRDLTYRFLLLADSNTARGIETCGVLCGKLTQNEFMLTHVVVPKQSAGPDYCDMENVEELFSFQDHHNLLTLGWIHTHPTQTAFLSSVDLHTHGSYQLMLPEAIAIVCSPKHNDTGVFRLTSSGMGEVAGCRLKGFHPHSKDPPLFSICRHVVIKDSKTTVLDLR